Proteins encoded in a region of the Gammaproteobacteria bacterium genome:
- a CDS encoding TIGR03746 family integrating conjugative element protein: MRRYRLEIDNVRSHLRSLWVVIGLQGLIILALWFGWSQAPKQLRFYVPPDLRSGAVLAAEEVPPANVYAFAFYIFQQLNRWPDNGATDYGSAIFRISPYLTPRYRNDLIADMELKARRGELTYRVRGVHEVPGHGYEERRVDVLSPDVWIVWLDLDLLESVKGMTVKQTTIRYPIRVVRQAIDPESNPWGLALDGYASEGPRRLTDAELAEPTGAGATTTNGSSQ, translated from the coding sequence ATGCGCCGCTACCGTCTCGAAATCGATAACGTCCGCTCCCATTTGCGTTCCTTGTGGGTCGTCATCGGTCTGCAAGGCCTGATCATCCTCGCGCTCTGGTTCGGCTGGAGCCAGGCGCCCAAGCAACTGCGTTTCTACGTGCCGCCGGATCTGCGCTCAGGTGCAGTCCTGGCGGCCGAGGAGGTACCTCCGGCCAATGTGTATGCCTTTGCATTCTACATTTTCCAGCAACTCAATCGTTGGCCCGACAACGGTGCCACGGACTACGGCAGCGCGATCTTCCGCATCTCGCCCTACCTGACACCGCGCTATCGCAATGACCTGATCGCCGACATGGAACTCAAAGCCCGCCGCGGCGAATTGACCTACCGGGTACGCGGTGTGCATGAAGTGCCAGGGCACGGTTATGAAGAACGTCGTGTCGATGTCTTGTCACCCGATGTCTGGATCGTCTGGCTGGATCTCGACCTTCTGGAGTCAGTAAAAGGTATGACCGTGAAGCAAACCACGATTCGCTACCCGATTCGGGTGGTGCGCCAGGCCATCGATCCGGAATCCAACCCCTGGGGACTGGCACTTGATGGGTACGCCAGTGAGGGTCCGCGCCGATTGACCGATGCCGAGCTGGCTGAACCAACCGGAGCTGGCGCCACTACAACTAATGGGAGCTCCCAATGA
- a CDS encoding TIGR03750 family conjugal transfer protein has product MPKDHEILADRLNAEPVIFRGCSSSELGMIVGLAIVIWLPLSLLLAWMLGAITMGFGIAGVGVVASVVVVATVFQRIKRGRPEGYYQQWLRIRLQSTGLYRAPWVLRSGAWDIGRTQHAPLPSRNR; this is encoded by the coding sequence ATGCCCAAAGACCATGAAATCCTGGCCGACCGGCTCAACGCCGAGCCGGTCATCTTCAGAGGTTGTTCGTCCTCAGAGCTTGGCATGATTGTGGGGTTGGCGATTGTGATCTGGCTGCCCCTCAGTCTGCTGCTGGCCTGGATGCTCGGTGCCATCACCATGGGTTTCGGTATTGCCGGGGTCGGCGTGGTCGCTTCCGTCGTGGTGGTGGCGACCGTATTTCAGCGAATTAAGCGCGGGCGGCCTGAGGGGTACTACCAACAGTGGTTGCGCATTCGTCTTCAGTCGACAGGTCTCTATCGTGCGCCCTGGGTGTTACGTAGCGGTGCCTGGGACATCGGGAGGACGCAGCATGCGCCGCTACCGTCTCGAAATCGATAA
- a CDS encoding replication initiation factor: MKSDSHNHDQNPNARAARDAAPQHRPAPDGGSGKGTQSSNTVPSNCIDSRNTRILRTGIDSLYLTYQGHLSDESSIRLTKLKKMAQSTSASSVNLAQFHVKKHVFEVKGNGRHPFAYILEDGTFRIEAAKQDAKQAPLAYAKVSSELLTVAGPKKALKVLKKVVDVLGPVTAGPNVARVDLCVDFLTDYPLESITDAEFVTKARTLARHSDMRQFSGISFAPRADLSARLYNKTIEMRSKNSPRHYLKSLWRKAGWDGEQDVWRLEFQLRRPALRTLDIVTYRELKTYRGALWKYCTNQWLKHTVPNLADQTQTRWPASSFWEVLQGADWGKSGQTLLTRHKVERGRPPSDQFLFVNGLSPLTSFSAREGFTKYQDASEAFLKAAQGYHDRRSHITGVGFDDYYRSKVEEKRRLYNTGPNKPLGDGPHPADRAVSREYRKRSDGDY, translated from the coding sequence ATGAAATCTGACAGCCACAATCACGACCAAAATCCCAACGCAAGGGCGGCGCGGGATGCTGCCCCGCAGCACCGGCCCGCCCCTGATGGTGGTTCTGGAAAGGGTACGCAGTCTAGTAACACAGTACCCTCTAATTGCATTGATTCCCGTAATACCCGGATTCTCCGTACCGGTATTGATAGCCTGTACCTGACCTATCAGGGACATTTATCCGATGAGTCGTCCATCCGGCTGACCAAACTCAAGAAGATGGCACAGTCCACCAGCGCCTCAAGCGTCAACCTGGCCCAATTCCATGTTAAGAAGCATGTGTTTGAGGTTAAAGGTAATGGCAGACATCCCTTTGCCTACATCCTGGAAGATGGCACTTTCCGGATCGAAGCCGCTAAACAGGACGCCAAGCAAGCGCCCCTGGCATATGCGAAAGTGTCTAGTGAGCTGCTGACAGTCGCTGGACCTAAAAAGGCCCTCAAGGTCTTGAAGAAGGTTGTCGACGTGCTTGGGCCTGTCACTGCCGGTCCGAATGTCGCCAGGGTCGATCTGTGCGTTGACTTCCTCACTGATTACCCCCTGGAAAGTATCACCGATGCCGAATTTGTCACCAAGGCCAGAACCCTGGCACGACACTCCGACATGCGGCAATTCTCTGGGATTTCCTTTGCGCCCAGGGCAGACTTATCGGCCAGACTCTACAACAAGACCATAGAGATGCGGTCGAAGAATAGTCCACGTCACTATCTAAAGTCGCTGTGGCGTAAAGCAGGCTGGGATGGTGAGCAGGACGTATGGCGGTTGGAGTTTCAGCTACGTCGACCAGCGTTAAGAACTCTGGACATCGTGACTTACAGAGAACTGAAAACGTACCGTGGCGCCCTCTGGAAGTACTGCACTAATCAATGGCTCAAGCACACCGTTCCGAACCTGGCGGATCAGACTCAGACTCGCTGGCCGGCCTCTTCGTTTTGGGAGGTTTTGCAAGGCGCTGATTGGGGCAAGTCTGGTCAAACTCTGTTGACCCGGCACAAGGTGGAACGGGGGCGTCCTCCCTCCGATCAGTTTTTGTTTGTGAATGGCCTCAGCCCTCTGACGTCGTTCTCAGCGCGTGAAGGTTTCACCAAGTACCAGGATGCCTCGGAAGCATTCCTGAAGGCCGCTCAGGGCTATCACGATAGACGATCTCACATAACCGGCGTGGGCTTTGATGATTACTACCGGAGCAAGGTCGAAGAAAAGCGCCGACTCTACAATACTGGTCCGAACAAACCTCTCGGAGATGGTCCCCATCCGGCAGACAGAGCCGTGTCCCGTGAGTACAGGAAACGCAGCGATGGAGACTACTAA
- a CDS encoding site-specific integrase: MLYKRPNSRFWWCSFTAPDGTRIQRSTKTVDRTLAQEFEDKLRVQYWRNAQLGEKPRRTWKEAAVRWYRETSRKSVVNDLGHIQWLDPYLGHLFLDEVTREVVDQITEAKVNTGVKPATVNRLLELVRVILNTAVKQWEWIDRAPHIRMLRDPARRIRWLTREEVRTLLSNLPPHTQTLVRFSLATGLRETNVTRLQWSQVDLERRAAWIHPDQSKTGRPIGIPLNKEAVVLLRGELGKHDKYVFTFNGNPIKRANTKVWRRALEQSGIENFRWHDLRHTWASWHVQNGTPMHVLQELGGWSDIRMVQRYAHLAPEHLSPYAESLCELEPVTTFSTTQERAKQKSSYPFLR, translated from the coding sequence ATGTTGTACAAACGACCGAATTCGCGTTTCTGGTGGTGTAGCTTTACCGCACCTGACGGAACTCGAATACAACGCTCTACTAAAACAGTAGACAGGACTCTGGCACAGGAGTTTGAAGATAAGCTCCGTGTTCAGTACTGGCGGAACGCCCAGCTGGGTGAGAAGCCGAGAAGGACCTGGAAAGAAGCAGCGGTCAGATGGTATCGAGAAACCTCCCGCAAGTCGGTGGTGAATGACTTAGGTCATATCCAGTGGCTAGATCCCTACCTGGGGCATTTGTTCCTGGATGAGGTCACGCGGGAGGTCGTTGACCAGATCACGGAAGCCAAGGTCAATACTGGCGTTAAACCGGCAACGGTCAATCGCTTGTTGGAACTGGTCAGAGTGATTCTGAATACCGCTGTGAAGCAATGGGAGTGGATTGATCGGGCACCCCATATCCGGATGCTGAGGGACCCGGCCAGGCGTATACGGTGGTTAACACGGGAGGAGGTAAGAACACTCCTGTCGAACCTGCCACCCCATACACAAACCCTGGTGCGGTTCTCCCTGGCAACCGGATTGAGAGAAACCAACGTCACGCGATTGCAGTGGTCACAGGTTGATCTTGAACGGCGTGCCGCCTGGATACACCCAGATCAATCCAAGACAGGACGTCCAATCGGGATACCGTTGAACAAGGAAGCGGTGGTCTTGCTCAGAGGTGAGTTAGGTAAGCATGATAAATACGTGTTTACCTTCAATGGCAACCCCATCAAGCGGGCCAATACCAAAGTCTGGCGCAGAGCGTTAGAGCAGTCTGGTATAGAGAATTTCCGCTGGCATGATTTGCGGCACACCTGGGCAAGCTGGCACGTTCAGAACGGCACCCCGATGCATGTGTTACAAGAGCTAGGAGGTTGGTCAGATATTCGGATGGTGCAGCGTTATGCTCACCTGGCACCGGAGCATCTGTCACCGTATGCCGAAAGCTTGTGTGAGCTGGAACCTGTTACTACATTTTCCACTACACAAGAAAGAGCGAAACAAAAAAGCAGTTACCCCTTTTTGAGATAA
- a CDS encoding TIGR03745 family integrating conjugative element membrane protein has translation MGTSTTEDGFNKTSAAIHRPLLATGTVFFPLPLWAALPTPVPPSTAPGAGDWIGLIQGYIKDGGLVLGLAIAVLGFLWIAYLGFAKFNEARQGKAEWAEVGVLGIVGAIVLIFASYLLTEAAGVI, from the coding sequence ATGGGTACATCAACAACAGAAGACGGGTTCAATAAAACGTCAGCTGCTATTCACAGACCGCTATTGGCAACAGGCACGGTGTTCTTCCCACTGCCGCTCTGGGCGGCATTACCGACGCCGGTCCCGCCGAGTACCGCTCCCGGGGCGGGTGACTGGATTGGACTGATCCAGGGCTACATCAAAGACGGTGGCCTGGTGCTCGGACTGGCCATTGCGGTGCTGGGCTTTCTCTGGATCGCGTATCTGGGTTTCGCGAAATTCAATGAAGCCCGCCAGGGTAAAGCGGAGTGGGCTGAAGTGGGTGTATTGGGCATCGTCGGTGCCATCGTCCTGATCTTCGCCAGCTATCTGCTGACCGAAGCGGCCGGTGTCATCTGA
- a CDS encoding TIGR03758 family integrating conjugative element protein, which translates to MTGAQQAAFQAGSGITPATMLTAIASMVLVLAFVWVIWVAIGTFRAWQEGQATVFDLTWSTLRASIVLMVLGFYLR; encoded by the coding sequence ATGACAGGTGCACAACAAGCTGCGTTCCAGGCGGGCTCCGGGATTACTCCAGCCACGATGCTGACAGCCATTGCTTCGATGGTCCTGGTGCTGGCGTTTGTGTGGGTGATCTGGGTCGCCATAGGCACGTTTCGGGCCTGGCAGGAAGGGCAGGCCACGGTCTTCGACCTGACCTGGAGCACCTTAAGGGCAAGCATCGTGTTGATGGTTTTGGGTTTCTATTTGCGGTGA
- a CDS encoding RAQPRD family integrative conjugative element protein: MHRHIWLSSFLIIGSLTTPVVFADADAERDALARIIHELKALELSIRQAEANTDQDARIRFRYDWLRQDLKQIRDGVQSHIDAPRAQPRSFPPLRGDYRR, from the coding sequence ATGCATCGACATATCTGGCTATCTTCTTTTCTGATCATCGGCTCGCTCACCACGCCGGTGGTCTTCGCCGATGCGGACGCGGAGCGTGACGCACTGGCAAGAATCATACATGAGCTGAAGGCCCTTGAACTCTCTATCAGGCAGGCTGAGGCAAATACCGATCAGGATGCCCGTATCCGTTTTCGTTATGACTGGTTGCGTCAAGATCTGAAGCAAATCAGGGACGGCGTTCAGTCACACATTGATGCACCTCGCGCCCAACCACGCTCTTTCCCGCCCCTGCGCGGCGATTACCGTCGTTAG